A single region of the Oleispira antarctica RB-8 genome encodes:
- a CDS encoding probable Sigma 54 modulation protein/ribosomal protein S30EA yields the protein MQINISGHHIELTTALKDYAEEKIKRLEHHFDQITRSDITLTVEKTRHKAECNMHVSGSDLHASAEDDDMYAAIDSLSDKLDRQLLKHKEKLVARNKGQG from the coding sequence ATGCAAATAAATATCAGCGGTCACCACATTGAGCTAACCACTGCATTAAAAGACTATGCAGAAGAAAAAATTAAACGTCTTGAGCATCATTTTGATCAAATAACACGTTCAGACATTACCTTAACGGTAGAAAAAACAAGGCACAAAGCAGAGTGTAATATGCACGTCAGCGGCAGCGATTTACACGCGTCAGCCGAAGATGATGATATGTACGCTGCCATTGACAGTTTATCCGATAAACTCGATCGCCAATTACTCAAGCATAAAGAAAAACTTGTTGCTAGAAACAAGGGCCAAGGCTAA
- a CDS encoding Magnesium transporter yields the protein MGQQNQRAKAKLHSINAALESGGLQEVKRTINIGLAPAEVAHLIESSPPKVRKMLWELVETENEGEILQHLSDEISADFLNEMSTEQLVDLTSELDTDDVVDLLQQLPEKQSNDVLRGMDSENRSRLEAVLCYPEDSAGGLMNTDTVTVRADVTLDVVLRYLRRHRSLPEMTDNLLVINRNNEFIGILPINKLLVSDLNQTVREVMTTDTQIIHASLDEEDVAKIFERHDLVSAPVIDNHGKLIGRITIDDVVDVIRDTADHSMMSMAGLDEEEDTFAPAFKTGRRRAVWLGINLITAFIASAVIGLFSDTIERLVALAVLMPIVASMGGIAGSQVLTLVIRGQALGHISSGNIGWLLNRELAVGFFNGLLWAAVIGGITLFWFNDALLAGIIAAAIIINLVVAVLSGAALPIILKRQSIDPALAGGVILTTITDVVGFFSFLGLASILYL from the coding sequence ATGGGCCAACAAAATCAACGCGCGAAAGCAAAACTGCATAGCATTAATGCCGCGCTTGAAAGCGGTGGTCTGCAAGAAGTAAAACGCACAATCAATATCGGCTTAGCACCCGCTGAAGTTGCTCACCTCATTGAGTCATCCCCTCCTAAAGTCAGAAAAATGCTGTGGGAGTTGGTTGAAACAGAAAATGAAGGTGAAATTCTTCAACATCTAAGTGATGAGATCAGTGCCGATTTCTTAAATGAGATGAGCACTGAGCAACTCGTCGACCTTACGTCAGAACTTGATACCGATGACGTCGTCGATTTATTACAGCAGTTGCCCGAGAAACAAAGTAATGACGTGCTGCGAGGCATGGACAGTGAAAACAGAAGTCGTTTAGAGGCTGTTCTTTGCTATCCAGAAGACAGTGCTGGCGGCTTGATGAACACCGATACGGTGACAGTCCGTGCGGATGTCACCCTGGACGTTGTTTTGCGCTATTTGCGACGCCATCGTTCTCTGCCTGAAATGACTGATAATTTGTTGGTCATTAACCGCAATAACGAGTTCATTGGCATTTTACCCATCAATAAATTATTGGTGAGTGACCTAAACCAAACCGTACGTGAAGTGATGACAACGGATACTCAAATTATCCATGCATCACTCGACGAAGAAGATGTGGCAAAGATCTTCGAACGTCACGATTTAGTTTCCGCGCCGGTTATCGATAATCACGGAAAACTGATTGGCCGTATTACCATTGATGACGTGGTTGATGTTATTCGAGATACCGCCGACCACTCAATGATGAGTATGGCGGGTTTAGATGAAGAAGAAGATACGTTTGCACCCGCCTTTAAAACTGGGCGTCGTCGCGCTGTTTGGTTGGGAATTAATTTAATAACCGCTTTCATTGCATCGGCTGTGATCGGGTTATTCAGCGACACTATTGAACGCTTAGTCGCACTTGCGGTACTTATGCCCATTGTTGCCAGTATGGGCGGTATTGCAGGGAGCCAAGTTTTAACTTTAGTGATTCGTGGTCAAGCATTAGGACACATCAGTAGCGGCAATATAGGCTGGCTATTAAATCGAGAATTAGCGGTTGGCTTTTTCAACGGTCTGTTATGGGCTGCTGTTATTGGAGGCATAACACTGTTTTGGTTTAACGACGCTTTATTAGCAGGCATTATTGCCGCTGCTATTATTATTAACTTAGTTGTCGCTGTTCTTAGTGGAGCAGCGCTTCCTATTATACTGAAACGCCAGAGCATTGATCCTGCGCTCGCGGGAGGCGTGATACTTACAACCATTACTGACGTTGTAGGTTTCTTCTCCTTCTTAGGTTTAGCCAGTATACTTTATTTATAA
- a CDS encoding KpsF/GutQ family protein gives MMNLDFDFSASGIRTIQIEQEAIANLKSHIGDDFIGACKYMLACQGRVVITGMGKSGHIGKKIAATLASTGTPSFFVHPGEASHGDMGMITKNDVVIAMSNSGETAEVTSLLPLLKRLHIPVISMTGKPGSTLALGSHCHLDTSVAEEACPLDLAPTSSTTAALVMGDALAIALLEARGFTAEEFAFSHPGGSLGRRLLLKVETLMHSGDEMPRVLPSTPLAEALMIVTSKGLGMTTVIDEQGQLQGVFTDGDLRRAIDNGVDIRQSQIASLMTVGGKTTSPDLLAAEALTVMEDSKINALVAMKDGLPVGVITMHDMLKAGVV, from the coding sequence ATGATGAACCTAGATTTTGATTTTAGTGCTTCTGGCATTCGTACCATTCAAATTGAACAAGAGGCGATTGCCAATCTAAAAAGCCACATTGGCGACGATTTTATTGGTGCTTGTAAGTACATGCTTGCCTGCCAAGGTCGCGTTGTTATTACGGGTATGGGGAAATCGGGTCATATCGGTAAAAAGATTGCAGCAACATTAGCCAGCACCGGTACGCCGTCATTTTTTGTACACCCTGGCGAAGCAAGCCATGGTGATATGGGCATGATTACGAAAAACGATGTGGTTATTGCCATGTCGAACTCAGGCGAAACGGCCGAAGTAACCAGCTTACTCCCTCTTTTAAAACGCCTACACATTCCTGTTATCAGCATGACAGGGAAGCCAGGCTCAACGCTTGCACTAGGCAGTCATTGTCATTTAGACACCAGTGTTGCAGAAGAAGCTTGTCCGTTAGATTTAGCGCCAACGTCAAGCACAACCGCTGCTTTAGTGATGGGCGATGCGCTCGCTATTGCACTATTAGAAGCTCGTGGCTTTACCGCCGAAGAATTTGCGTTTTCTCATCCGGGTGGCAGCTTAGGCCGTCGTCTGTTATTGAAAGTTGAAACCTTGATGCACTCTGGGGATGAAATGCCTAGAGTCCTACCCAGTACTCCTCTTGCTGAAGCGCTAATGATTGTGACGTCTAAAGGTTTAGGTATGACGACCGTGATCGATGAGCAAGGCCAGCTGCAAGGTGTGTTCACCGATGGTGATTTACGTCGTGCCATCGACAACGGTGTGGATATTCGCCAGAGTCAAATTGCTAGCTTAATGACTGTAGGGGGTAAAACCACCAGTCCAGATTTATTAGCCGCAGAAGCCTTAACGGTAATGGAAGACAGTAAAATCAACGCCTTAGTTGCGATGAAAGACGGTTTACCTGTTGGCGTTATCACTATGCACGACATGCTGAAAGCAGGTGTTGTATAA
- a CDS encoding Toluene tolerance ABC transporter, periplasmic substrate-binding protein — MRTRLVELAVGAFIVMGIIALILMALRVSGLSTADAGDKYTIKAYFENLGGLTERAKVSMSGVTIGRVTNVYLDAEDYVAVVEMEINKSMSTLTTDTSAAILTAGLLGEKYIGLTVGADDEYLEEGGVIEDTQSALVLEELIGQFLFNKAED; from the coding sequence ATGCGTACACGTTTAGTTGAATTAGCGGTTGGTGCTTTTATCGTCATGGGCATAATCGCTCTTATTTTAATGGCCTTGCGAGTCAGTGGACTTTCAACCGCTGACGCGGGGGATAAATATACCATTAAGGCATATTTTGAAAACTTAGGGGGCTTAACCGAGCGCGCTAAAGTTTCGATGTCAGGCGTTACGATTGGTCGTGTGACTAACGTATATCTTGATGCTGAAGATTATGTTGCCGTCGTTGAAATGGAAATTAATAAAAGCATGTCGACCCTGACTACCGATACGTCAGCGGCGATCCTGACCGCAGGTTTGCTGGGTGAAAAATACATTGGCTTGACCGTGGGTGCTGATGACGAGTACTTAGAAGAAGGCGGTGTTATTGAAGATACGCAGTCAGCGCTGGTAT
- the rpoN gene encoding RNA polymerase, sigma 54 subunit, RpoN produces the protein MKASLQLKIGQQLTMTPQLQQAIRLLQLSTLDLQAEIQEALESNPMLEVEEAEHQSSDSPSERTDQHDSIASADLNSNANNDSNFDSNSQDNSSETSTEDHLSGDTIPDTAADELPIDSQWEDSYQASAGVSSSAGSVDDDFDHDGRNSTTDNLQDHVLWQLNLTPMSPTDNEIAMALIDGLGDDGYLSVSLEDILESLDESLEVEEDEVLAVLHRLQQFEPAGVFAQDLQDCLLLQLKQLPENTLWLSEAKIVIEHHIALLGSKDYAQVMRKTKLSEDSLKEVLRLIQELTPRPGELIISEQSEYVIPDVIVRKIKGEWRVELNPEIAPKLRVNNEYASLVKRADNSPDNAYLKDNLQEARWFIKSLLSRNDTLLKVATKIVEFQEEFFEIGDEGMKPLVLHDIAEAVEMHESTISRVTTQKFMHTPRGIFELKYFFSSHVSTDSGGECSSTAIRAMIKKLIAEEPLKKPLSDNKIATILGEKGIQVARRTVAKYREAMMIPPSNERKRLF, from the coding sequence ATGAAAGCGTCATTGCAATTAAAAATCGGCCAGCAACTGACTATGACACCTCAGCTGCAGCAAGCTATTCGCCTGTTACAGCTCTCTACTCTTGATTTACAAGCTGAAATTCAAGAAGCGCTTGAGTCCAACCCCATGCTTGAGGTTGAAGAAGCGGAGCATCAGTCTAGCGATAGCCCGAGTGAACGTACCGATCAACACGATTCTATTGCCAGTGCAGACCTTAATAGCAATGCTAACAATGACTCGAACTTTGACAGTAATAGCCAAGATAATAGCTCTGAAACATCAACAGAAGATCACCTAAGTGGCGATACTATTCCCGATACCGCTGCGGATGAACTGCCCATTGATAGCCAATGGGAAGATTCTTATCAAGCAAGTGCCGGAGTAAGTTCAAGTGCGGGCTCTGTCGATGATGACTTTGATCACGACGGCCGTAATAGCACCACTGACAACCTACAAGACCATGTTTTATGGCAGCTTAATTTAACCCCGATGAGTCCGACCGATAATGAAATCGCCATGGCACTTATTGATGGATTGGGCGATGACGGCTACTTATCTGTTAGCCTTGAAGATATTCTTGAAAGCCTTGATGAGTCGCTGGAAGTTGAAGAAGATGAAGTGCTCGCAGTATTACATCGCTTACAGCAGTTTGAACCCGCTGGAGTATTCGCTCAAGACCTGCAAGATTGCCTTCTATTACAGTTAAAACAGCTGCCTGAAAATACCCTTTGGCTTAGCGAAGCCAAAATAGTCATCGAACACCACATCGCCTTATTGGGCAGTAAAGATTACGCTCAGGTCATGCGTAAAACTAAGCTCAGCGAAGACAGCCTCAAAGAGGTATTGCGCTTAATACAAGAACTGACTCCTCGCCCGGGTGAGTTAATCATTTCAGAACAATCTGAATACGTTATTCCTGATGTCATTGTCCGTAAAATCAAAGGCGAATGGCGAGTAGAGCTTAACCCCGAAATCGCGCCTAAATTACGAGTAAATAACGAATACGCCTCGTTAGTTAAAAGAGCCGATAACAGCCCTGATAACGCTTATTTAAAAGACAACCTACAAGAAGCACGCTGGTTTATTAAAAGCTTATTGAGTCGTAACGATACTTTGTTAAAGGTCGCGACTAAGATTGTTGAGTTCCAAGAAGAGTTTTTTGAAATCGGCGACGAAGGCATGAAACCTCTCGTCTTACACGATATAGCCGAGGCGGTAGAGATGCATGAATCCACCATTTCACGTGTAACAACACAGAAATTCATGCACACTCCGAGAGGGATTTTTGAGCTTAAATATTTCTTCTCCAGCCATGTCAGCACCGATAGTGGTGGCGAGTGTTCATCGACAGCCATCCGCGCGATGATCAAAAAATTGATTGCTGAAGAGCCTTTAAAGAAACCTCTCAGCGATAACAAGATTGCCACGATCCTTGGGGAGAAAGGCATTCAGGTTGCACGTCGTACGGTCGCTAAATACCGTGAGGCAATGATGATTCCACCGTCAAATGAACGAAAACGTTTATTTTAA
- the pts-hpr gene encoding Phosphoryl carrier protein: MIKTNTLIINKLGLHARAASKLVTTASSFSSQIKIGHETQMADAKSIMAVMMLAACKGTELCLEIEGHDQDQACAAVLDLINRRFDEDE; the protein is encoded by the coding sequence ATGATTAAAACCAATACGCTCATTATAAATAAGCTCGGACTGCATGCCCGCGCTGCTTCAAAGCTCGTGACTACGGCCTCGTCGTTTTCTAGCCAAATTAAAATAGGTCATGAAACACAAATGGCCGATGCTAAAAGCATTATGGCGGTCATGATGTTAGCCGCCTGCAAAGGTACTGAGCTTTGCTTAGAGATTGAAGGACATGACCAAGACCAAGCCTGCGCAGCGGTCCTTGATTTAATTAACCGCCGCTTTGACGAAGACGAATAG
- a CDS encoding Ca2+/Na+ antiporter — protein MTLTALTPAIAALLAGLVILVWSADRFVLGAAATARFMGISPLVIGLTIVSLGTSAPEMFVSTMAALDGAGGLAIGNVIGSNIANIALVLGITALVAAIPIQKNLIKKEIPLLLLVTIIAGLVMADLMLDLFDAVILIIALVVAIYLLFQQSSDSGEAIIDEDEQAAIDEMPAKKAIFWLIVGLAALMVSSKMLVWGATSIAQAFGISDLVIGLTIVAIGTSLPELAASVASALKGHHDIAIGNIIGSNIFNLLAVLPIPGLIAPLVIDSAVIERDYMVMLGLTIGLVVIIGLSFRRGIIPRFTGVILLAAYVAYMVLLYSQSV, from the coding sequence ATGACCCTTACCGCACTGACCCCAGCCATTGCCGCACTTTTAGCTGGCTTAGTCATTCTTGTTTGGAGCGCCGATCGCTTTGTACTCGGTGCCGCTGCGACGGCTCGCTTTATGGGAATATCCCCACTGGTTATTGGCCTAACGATTGTATCACTCGGAACCTCTGCTCCAGAGATGTTTGTATCGACCATGGCAGCGTTAGATGGTGCAGGTGGTTTGGCAATTGGTAACGTCATTGGCTCTAATATTGCCAACATTGCACTGGTGCTTGGTATAACCGCACTGGTTGCGGCCATTCCTATTCAGAAGAACTTGATCAAAAAAGAAATCCCTCTTTTATTACTGGTTACTATTATCGCTGGCTTAGTAATGGCCGATTTAATGCTGGATCTATTTGATGCTGTCATTTTGATCATTGCTTTAGTGGTCGCGATCTACTTATTGTTTCAACAAAGCAGTGACTCTGGTGAGGCCATTATTGATGAAGACGAACAAGCCGCGATTGATGAAATGCCTGCTAAAAAAGCTATATTTTGGTTAATCGTCGGTTTAGCTGCATTAATGGTCAGCTCTAAGATGCTGGTATGGGGCGCAACGTCGATTGCCCAAGCTTTCGGTATTAGCGATCTTGTGATCGGCTTAACCATTGTTGCAATCGGCACCAGCTTGCCAGAGCTCGCGGCCTCGGTTGCCAGCGCGTTAAAAGGCCACCACGATATTGCGATTGGTAATATTATTGGCTCGAACATTTTCAACTTATTGGCAGTACTGCCAATCCCAGGTCTCATTGCACCGTTAGTCATTGATAGCGCGGTGATCGAACGCGATTATATGGTCATGCTAGGATTAACGATTGGCTTAGTAGTTATCATTGGTTTGAGTTTCCGCCGTGGCATTATTCCTCGCTTTACTGGCGTCATTCTACTAGCTGCCTACGTTGCTTATATGGTTTTGCTGTACAGCCAAAGCGTGTAA
- the yhbN gene encoding Cell envelope biogenesis protein YhbN translates to MFLKTLSAILILLTSAHALSLESDANAEITIQSDRANFDRKTGIAIYIGNVILQQGTLLINADEITLYSDQNQQLNKAVAKGKPAHFQQQMKGDKGLTKAQGHLITYMTQDKKVSLLTEAVLEQEGNSFSGNYINYNIINEQITAKGQIETQGTPSGEQPSGRIKMIIQPAKSAEKNNNEDA, encoded by the coding sequence ATGTTCCTTAAAACTCTATCGGCCATACTAATACTTTTGACAAGTGCTCATGCACTTAGTCTAGAAAGTGATGCTAATGCTGAAATCACCATTCAATCAGACCGCGCCAACTTTGATCGCAAAACGGGCATCGCTATTTATATTGGCAATGTTATTTTACAACAAGGTACGTTGTTGATTAATGCTGACGAAATCACGCTTTACAGCGACCAGAATCAACAGCTGAACAAAGCCGTCGCCAAAGGCAAACCAGCACACTTCCAACAACAAATGAAAGGCGATAAAGGCTTAACAAAAGCACAAGGTCATCTTATTACGTACATGACCCAGGATAAAAAAGTCTCCTTATTAACAGAGGCTGTGCTTGAACAAGAAGGCAATTCTTTCAGTGGCAATTACATCAACTACAACATAATCAACGAACAGATAACCGCGAAGGGTCAAATAGAGACACAAGGTACGCCTTCAGGTGAACAACCTAGCGGCCGAATTAAAATGATTATTCAACCTGCAAAATCTGCGGAGAAAAATAATAATGAAGACGCTTAA
- a CDS encoding ABC-type transport system involved in resistance to organic solvents, permease component, producing MTGLIDKILDPIHKLGQFGLGRLQALGRAGLFLLASIPWGGPGSAGFKDLVKQIYSIGVRSLSIIIVAGFFVGMVLGLQGYTILSDFGSESALGTMVSLTLIRELGPVVTALLFAGRAGSALTAEIGLMKATEQISAMEMMGVDPLKRIITPRLWAGFIAMPILALLFSLVGIWGGAYVGINMLGVDEGAYWGNMQASVDFYDDVIKGLIKSLVFGLVVTWIAVYQGFESMPTSEGISKATTQTVVVASLAVLGLDFVLTAIMLGSI from the coding sequence ATGACGGGCTTAATCGATAAAATATTGGACCCCATTCATAAACTTGGGCAGTTTGGTTTAGGGCGATTACAAGCGCTGGGCCGAGCAGGGCTGTTTTTGCTGGCATCAATCCCTTGGGGTGGACCAGGCAGTGCGGGCTTTAAAGACTTAGTAAAACAAATTTACTCTATCGGTGTTCGTTCACTTTCTATTATTATCGTAGCAGGCTTCTTTGTAGGCATGGTGCTTGGCTTACAAGGCTATACGATTTTATCGGATTTTGGCTCGGAGTCAGCACTAGGAACCATGGTTTCTTTAACGCTGATCCGCGAACTCGGCCCGGTTGTGACGGCCTTGTTATTTGCGGGACGTGCAGGTTCGGCGTTAACCGCTGAAATTGGTTTAATGAAAGCGACTGAGCAAATCTCTGCCATGGAAATGATGGGCGTTGATCCGCTTAAGCGCATTATTACTCCGCGCTTATGGGCAGGCTTTATCGCTATGCCGATCTTGGCGTTATTATTCAGCCTCGTGGGTATTTGGGGTGGCGCTTATGTCGGCATCAATATGCTAGGCGTCGACGAAGGCGCTTATTGGGGGAATATGCAGGCCTCAGTCGATTTTTATGATGATGTTATTAAAGGGCTCATTAAGTCATTGGTATTTGGCTTAGTTGTTACCTGGATTGCGGTGTATCAAGGGTTTGAATCCATGCCTACATCGGAAGGCATTAGTAAAGCGACGACCCAAACAGTGGTGGTCGCGTCGTTAGCAGTATTAGGTCTAGACTTTGTTTTAACAGCCATTATGTTGGGAAGTATTTAA
- a CDS encoding ABC-type transport system involved in resistance to organic solvents, ATPase component, which translates to MSSEEAFVSIRGMSFTRGDRLIFNKIDLDIPRGKVTAIMGPSGTGKTTLLRLIGGQLLPDSGSILVDGHDVPTLKRAQLFELRKKSMGMLFQSGALFTDLSVFDNVAFPIRVHTDLPESMIRDLVLMKLEAVGLRGARDLMPAELSGGMARRVALARTIALDPEMMLYDEPFTGLDPISLGVTVKLIKSFNDALGLTSVLVTHDIDEACSIADYVCLLSEGKVIGFDTPENLIKNGSEQVRQFMQGEPDGPVSFHFPADDFSADLFKQVK; encoded by the coding sequence ATGTCCAGCGAAGAAGCTTTTGTATCAATTCGAGGGATGTCGTTTACTCGTGGCGACCGCTTGATTTTTAATAAAATAGATTTGGATATCCCACGCGGCAAAGTTACCGCGATTATGGGGCCAAGTGGCACGGGTAAAACGACGCTATTGCGTTTAATCGGTGGCCAATTGCTGCCTGATTCAGGCTCGATTCTGGTCGATGGGCATGATGTTCCTACGCTGAAGCGAGCTCAGTTATTTGAACTGCGCAAAAAATCCATGGGGATGTTGTTTCAATCAGGAGCTTTGTTTACTGATTTATCCGTATTCGATAACGTCGCTTTTCCTATACGTGTACATACCGACTTGCCAGAATCAATGATTCGAGATTTAGTCTTGATGAAATTAGAAGCCGTTGGTTTGCGTGGTGCTCGTGATTTAATGCCCGCTGAATTATCGGGTGGTATGGCTCGTCGCGTTGCTCTGGCTCGTACAATCGCACTTGACCCAGAAATGATGCTTTACGATGAACCGTTCACGGGTCTCGATCCTATTTCCCTTGGTGTTACTGTAAAGTTAATTAAAAGTTTTAATGACGCGCTCGGCTTAACCAGTGTTTTAGTTACTCACGACATTGACGAGGCCTGCTCGATTGCCGATTATGTTTGCCTGCTTTCTGAGGGTAAAGTGATTGGTTTTGATACGCCTGAAAATCTTATTAAAAATGGATCTGAGCAAGTCCGCCAATTTATGCAAGGTGAGCCCGATGGGCCTGTGTCTTTCCACTTTCCTGCTGACGATTTCAGTGCAGACCTTTTTAAGCAGGTGAAATAA
- the pts gene encoding Phosphoenolpyruvate-dependent sugar phosphotransferase system (PTS), subunit EIIA 2., with protein MNSAIDSILTPERTVKSAPLSSKKKVLEYLGSFIADHISESSADEIYERLLNRERMGSTGIGEGIAIPHCRLKQCDKTFGVLLQLETPIDFDAIDRQPVDLIFALLVPEEATDEHLKTLSMLAQKLSQADYRDALRNSTDSQNLYQRAIS; from the coding sequence ATGAACTCTGCGATTGATTCCATTTTGACCCCAGAGCGCACCGTAAAAAGTGCGCCACTCTCAAGCAAGAAGAAAGTTTTAGAATACCTAGGCAGTTTTATTGCCGACCATATTTCTGAAAGCTCTGCTGACGAAATCTATGAGCGCTTATTAAATCGTGAGCGTATGGGAAGTACTGGTATTGGTGAAGGTATTGCAATTCCTCACTGTCGCTTGAAGCAGTGTGATAAAACATTTGGTGTTTTGTTGCAGCTTGAAACCCCCATAGACTTTGATGCGATTGATCGACAACCCGTCGATTTGATTTTCGCCCTATTAGTTCCAGAAGAAGCCACCGATGAGCACTTAAAAACCCTCAGTATGTTGGCCCAAAAACTCAGCCAAGCTGATTACCGCGATGCGTTACGCAATTCTACTGATTCACAAAACCTTTATCAAAGAGCGATATCTTAA
- a CDS encoding ABC transporter, ATP-binding protein, with amino-acid sequence MKTLKAANLAKSYDGRQIVKDVSLEVKSGQIVGLLGPNGAGKTTCFYMIVNLVQADHGTVSIDGQDISHLPMHGRAQKGIGYLPQEASIFRKLSVADNIMAILQTRKDLSKTERKVQLEVLLDEFHIQHIRASLGMALSGGERRRVEIARALAAEPSFILLDEPFAGVDPISVADIMAIIRQLKDRGIGVLITDHNVRETLAICEKAYIVGGGHIIAEGTSEDILNNQQVKDVYLGHDFKL; translated from the coding sequence ATGAAGACGCTTAAAGCAGCCAACCTTGCCAAAAGCTACGACGGTCGCCAAATCGTAAAAGATGTCTCATTAGAAGTTAAAAGTGGCCAGATCGTGGGTCTACTAGGCCCTAATGGTGCGGGTAAAACGACGTGTTTTTATATGATCGTCAATCTAGTGCAGGCCGACCACGGTACCGTCAGTATCGATGGTCAAGACATCAGTCACTTGCCAATGCATGGTCGCGCACAGAAAGGGATTGGCTACTTGCCACAAGAAGCATCAATTTTCCGTAAGTTATCCGTTGCTGATAATATTATGGCGATCCTTCAAACCCGCAAAGATCTAAGTAAGACCGAGCGCAAAGTGCAGCTTGAAGTTTTACTCGATGAATTTCATATTCAGCATATTCGCGCAAGCTTAGGCATGGCGCTTTCGGGCGGAGAACGTCGCCGTGTTGAGATTGCTCGCGCATTGGCTGCTGAGCCGTCATTCATTCTACTCGATGAGCCTTTTGCCGGTGTTGACCCTATTTCGGTTGCCGACATTATGGCGATTATTCGCCAGCTAAAAGACCGTGGAATTGGTGTTTTAATCACCGACCATAACGTTCGTGAAACTCTAGCTATTTGCGAGAAAGCCTATATTGTTGGAGGCGGTCATATCATTGCTGAAGGCACATCAGAAGATATTTTAAATAATCAACAAGTAAAAGATGTTTATTTAGGCCATGACTTCAAGCTTTAG